GCTGCGCCGCAGGGCGCATGCGGACGCGCAGCGCCGGGCCTCGGCGGAGCTGCTACGCGCGGTCCTGCAGGGCAAGGCGAGCCCGCGCACCGCCATGGCCGAGCTGGGCCTCGAGGAAGGGCCGCACCGGGTGGTGGTCATCGACACCGCGGGCGGGGACACCCCCGGCGGCGAGGGGCTGCGGCTGGCGTTGCTGGAGCGGATCTCCCAGGGCATCGGCCGCAGGCCGGTCGCGGCCGATCTGGGCGGGCTGCTGTACGCGGTGGTGCCGGAGGACGGCGGCCCCGGCGGCTGGCCAGAACTACGCGCGGCCCTGGCGGCCACCCCGGCCGAGGGCGAGGACGAGTTACGCGTGGCCGCGGGCGGCGCGGTCGAGCTCGGCGAGCTGGCCACCTCACGGGTGCAGGCCGAGGAGACCCTCGGGTTGCAGCGGGCCGGGATCGTGGCGGGCAGGGTCGCCGGGTTCGACGAGGTGTGGACGGCGCTCACCCTGCACCGCGCGGCCACGGCGGCGGCAGCCGCGCGGGTGACCGAGCTGGGGCCGCTGGCCGCGATCCGGGCGCAGGACGAGTCCGGCGGCACCGGTTATGTGGAGACGCTGTACGAGTGGCTGCGGCATCCCGGCGATCCGCGGGCCGCCGCACGCGCCCTGCGGATCCACCCGAACACCCTGCGGTACCGGATGCGCAAACTGCTGGAGCTGGTCCCGCTGGACCTCGAGGACCCGGACGTCCGCATCGCCCTGCTGACCCAGCTCATCACCACCCGCTGGTCCTGACTGCGATTGGACCGAGGGAACCATGGTGAACGGGGAAGATTGTTGTGACGGCACGATGACACCGCCGTCCGGGTGGTTCACCGTGGGCGGTAACACCACGAAAACACTCACAGCAACACCCCAGTGACACCCCCAGTAGCTCAGCAGGAGACAACCGTGCGTATCGCCGTCCCTCGGGAGATCAAGAAGCATGAGTACCGGGTCGCGCTGACGCCGGCCGGAGTGCACGAGCTGACCCGCCGTGGCCATGACGTGTTCATCGAGACCGGCGCGGGCGTCGGTTCCTCGATCAGTGACGAGGAGTACCTTTCCGCGGGCGCGAAGGTGCTCGCCACGGCCGAGGACACCTGGGCCGAGGGCGAGATGGTGCTGAAGGTCAAGGAGCCGATCGCGGAGGAGTACCCGCGGTTGCGCGCCGACCAGGTGCTGTTCACCTACCTGCATCTCGCCGCCGATCGTGCGCTGACCGAGGCGCTGCTGTCCGCGGGCACCACCGCGATCGCCTACGAGACCGTGCAGACGGCCGACGGCGCGCTGCCGCTGCTGGCGCCGATGTCCGAGGTCGCGGGCAGGCTCGCCGCGCAGGTCGGCGCGCACTCGCTGCTGAAGCCGAGCGGTGGCCGCGGCGTGCTGCCAGGGGGCGTGCCCGGCGTGCACCCGGCCAGGGTGGTGGTGATCGGCGGCGGGGTCGCCGGCCTGAACGCGGCCCGGATC
The sequence above is drawn from the Amycolatopsis aidingensis genome and encodes:
- the ald gene encoding alanine dehydrogenase, whose translation is MRIAVPREIKKHEYRVALTPAGVHELTRRGHDVFIETGAGVGSSISDEEYLSAGAKVLATAEDTWAEGEMVLKVKEPIAEEYPRLRADQVLFTYLHLAADRALTEALLSAGTTAIAYETVQTADGALPLLAPMSEVAGRLAAQVGAHSLLKPSGGRGVLPGGVPGVHPARVVVIGGGVAGLNAARIALGLGADVEVLDTNVDRLRQLDNDFGGRIRTVTSNSLSLEQAVVEADLVVGAVLVPGAKAPKLVSNELVARMKPGSVLVDISIDQGGCFADSRPTTHDEPTYRVHDSVFYCVANMPGAVPRTSTYGLTNVTLPYAVQLAEHGWKAALDANPSLAKGLNTHAGALANEPVAQAHNLTYTPVN